One genomic window of Eptesicus fuscus isolate TK198812 chromosome 6, DD_ASM_mEF_20220401, whole genome shotgun sequence includes the following:
- the DCAF15 gene encoding DDB1- and CUL4-associated factor 15 isoform X2 yields the protein MKMAPSSKSERNSGAGSGGGGTGGAGGKRTAGRRREHVLKQLERVKISGQLSPRLFRKLPPRVCVSLKSIVDEDFLYAGHIFLGFSKCGRYVLSYTSSSGDDDFSFYIYHLYWWEFNVHSKLKLIRQVRLFQDEEIYSDLYLTVCEWPSDASKVIVFGFNTRSANGMLMNMMMMSDENHRDIYISTVAVPPSGHCAACREASRAHPGDPSAQCLRHGFMLHTKYQVVYPFPTFQPAFQLKKDQVVLLNTSYSLVACAVSVHSAGDSSFCQILYDHTTYPQAPPSPPGPQSPEVPLALPSLCPEVAPTRPSGVPEPSPAIAKAKEFVADIFRRAKEAKGGTSEEAQPLSYTGPSGSCCRPSSEPVAPGGEVAPQDSPPAAEEPAPEPGYVNYTKLYYVLGSGEGTEPEDEFEDDKISLPFVVTDLRGRSLRPMRERASVQGQYLTVEQLTLDFEYVINEVIRHDATWGHQFCSFSDYDIVILEVCPETNQVLINIGLLLLAFPSPTEEGQLRPKTYHTSLKVAWDLNTGIFVTVSVGDLTEVKGQTSGSVWSSYRKSCVDMVMKWLVPESSGRYVNRMTNEALHKGCSLKVLADSERYTWIVL from the exons atgaAAATGGCGCCCAGCTCGAAATCGGAGCGGAACAGCGGGGCCGGGAGTGGCGGTGGCGGCACCGGGGGCGCCGGGGGGAAGCGGACagcggggcggcggcgggagcaCGTACTCAAGCAGCTGGAGCGAGTCAAG ATCAGTGGGCAGCTCTCCCCTCGGCTCTTCCGGAAGCTGCCACCCAGGGTCTGCGTCTCCCTTAAGAGCATCGTGGACGAGGACTTCCTCTATGCAGG ACATATCTTCCTGGGCTTTTCCAAGTGCGGCCGGTACGTCCTCTCCTACACCAGCAGCAGCGGAGACGACGACTTCTCCTTCTACATCTACCACCTGTACTGGTGGGAGTTCAACGTGCACAGCAAGCTCAAGCTG ATCCGGCAGGTGCGGCTCTTCCAGGATGAGGAGATCTATAGTGACCTGTACCTGACTGTGTGTGAGTGGCCCAGCGATGCCTCCAAGGTCATCGTCTTTGGCTTCAA CACCCGCTCAGCAAATGGGATGCTCATGAACATGATGATGATGAGTGACGAGAACCACCGAGACATCTACATCAGCACAGTGGCTGTGCCGCCATCCGGCCACTGTGCCGCCTGCCGGGAAGCCAGCCGGGCCCATCCAG GTGACCCAAGCGCGCAGTGCCTGCGACATGGCTTCATGCTGCACACCAAGTACCAGGTGGTGtaccccttccccaccttccagCCCGCCTTTCAGCTCAAGAAGGACCAGGTGGTACTGCTCAACACCAGCTACTCCCTGGTGGCTTGTGCTGTCTCAGTCCACTCGGCAG GCGATAGCAGCTTCTGCCAAATCCTGTATGACCATACCACCtacccccaggcccctcccagcccccctgggccccagagcccagaggtgcccctggccctccccagcctctgtccCGAAGTGGCCCCAACCCGTCCCTCTGGGGTCCCTGAGCCCTCACCCGCCATCGCCAAAGCCAAGGAGTTTGTGGCCGACATCTTCCGCAGGGCCAAAGAGGCCAAGGGTGGGACCTCAGAGGAAGCTCAGCCACTCTCCTACACGGGGCCCTCCGGCAGCTGCTGCCGCCCATCCTCTGAGCCTGTAGCCCCAGGTGGAGAGGTGGCACCCCAGGACAGCCCCCCTGCAGCGGAGGAGCCAGCCCCTGAGCCTGGCTATGTCAACTACACGAAGCTGTATTACGTGCTGGGGTCCGGCGAAGGGACAGAGCCAGAGGATG AGTTCGAGGATGACAAGATCTCCCTGCCTTTTGTGGTGACCGATCTGCGTGGCCGAAGTCTGAGGCCCATGCGGGAGCGGGCTTCTGTACAG GGTCAGTACCTGACAGTGGAGCAGCTCACGCTGGACTTTGAGTATGTCATCAACGAAGTCATCCGCCATGATGCCACCTGGGGCCACCAGTTCTGTTCCTTCAGCGACTATGACATCGTCATCCTGGAG GTCTGCCCTGAAACCAACCAGGTCCTGATCAACATTGGCCTGCTGCTCCTGGCATTCCCATCCCCAACTGAGGAAGGCCAGCTCCG ACCAAAGACCTATCACACCAGCCTCAAGGTGGCATGGGACCTCAACACGGGCATCTTTGTGACAGTCAGTGTGGGCGATCTCACTGAAGTCAAAGGGCAGACCag CGGCAGTGTCTGGAGCTCATACCGCAAGAGTTGTGTGGACATGGTCATGAAGTGGCTGGTGCCCGAGAGCAGCGGCCGCTACGTCAACAGGATGACTAATGAGGCACTGCACAAAG GGTGCTCACTGAAGGTTCTGGCAGACAGCGAGCGATATACATGGATTGTGCTGTGA
- the DCAF15 gene encoding DDB1- and CUL4-associated factor 15 isoform X3, whose amino-acid sequence MEAPLEELGGRGRSRISGQLSPRLFRKLPPRVCVSLKSIVDEDFLYAGHIFLGFSKCGRYVLSYTSSSGDDDFSFYIYHLYWWEFNVHSKLKLIRQVRLFQDEEIYSDLYLTVCEWPSDASKVIVFGFNTRSANGMLMNMMMMSDENHRDIYISTVAVPPSGHCAACREASRAHPGDPSAQCLRHGFMLHTKYQVVYPFPTFQPAFQLKKDQVVLLNTSYSLVACAVSVHSAGRPPGDSSFCQILYDHTTYPQAPPSPPGPQSPEVPLALPSLCPEVAPTRPSGVPEPSPAIAKAKEFVADIFRRAKEAKGGTSEEAQPLSYTGPSGSCCRPSSEPVAPGGEVAPQDSPPAAEEPAPEPGYVNYTKLYYVLGSGEGTEPEDEFEDDKISLPFVVTDLRGRSLRPMRERASVQGQYLTVEQLTLDFEYVINEVIRHDATWGHQFCSFSDYDIVILEVCPETNQVLINIGLLLLAFPSPTEEGQLRPKTYHTSLKVAWDLNTGIFVTVSVGDLTEVKGQTSGSVWSSYRKSCVDMVMKWLVPESSGRYVNRMTNEALHKGCSLKVLADSERYTWIVL is encoded by the exons ATGGAGGCGCCGCTGGAGGAATTGGGAGGAAGGGGGCGATCCAGG ATCAGTGGGCAGCTCTCCCCTCGGCTCTTCCGGAAGCTGCCACCCAGGGTCTGCGTCTCCCTTAAGAGCATCGTGGACGAGGACTTCCTCTATGCAGG ACATATCTTCCTGGGCTTTTCCAAGTGCGGCCGGTACGTCCTCTCCTACACCAGCAGCAGCGGAGACGACGACTTCTCCTTCTACATCTACCACCTGTACTGGTGGGAGTTCAACGTGCACAGCAAGCTCAAGCTG ATCCGGCAGGTGCGGCTCTTCCAGGATGAGGAGATCTATAGTGACCTGTACCTGACTGTGTGTGAGTGGCCCAGCGATGCCTCCAAGGTCATCGTCTTTGGCTTCAA CACCCGCTCAGCAAATGGGATGCTCATGAACATGATGATGATGAGTGACGAGAACCACCGAGACATCTACATCAGCACAGTGGCTGTGCCGCCATCCGGCCACTGTGCCGCCTGCCGGGAAGCCAGCCGGGCCCATCCAG GTGACCCAAGCGCGCAGTGCCTGCGACATGGCTTCATGCTGCACACCAAGTACCAGGTGGTGtaccccttccccaccttccagCCCGCCTTTCAGCTCAAGAAGGACCAGGTGGTACTGCTCAACACCAGCTACTCCCTGGTGGCTTGTGCTGTCTCAGTCCACTCGGCAGGTAGGCCCCCAG GCGATAGCAGCTTCTGCCAAATCCTGTATGACCATACCACCtacccccaggcccctcccagcccccctgggccccagagcccagaggtgcccctggccctccccagcctctgtccCGAAGTGGCCCCAACCCGTCCCTCTGGGGTCCCTGAGCCCTCACCCGCCATCGCCAAAGCCAAGGAGTTTGTGGCCGACATCTTCCGCAGGGCCAAAGAGGCCAAGGGTGGGACCTCAGAGGAAGCTCAGCCACTCTCCTACACGGGGCCCTCCGGCAGCTGCTGCCGCCCATCCTCTGAGCCTGTAGCCCCAGGTGGAGAGGTGGCACCCCAGGACAGCCCCCCTGCAGCGGAGGAGCCAGCCCCTGAGCCTGGCTATGTCAACTACACGAAGCTGTATTACGTGCTGGGGTCCGGCGAAGGGACAGAGCCAGAGGATG AGTTCGAGGATGACAAGATCTCCCTGCCTTTTGTGGTGACCGATCTGCGTGGCCGAAGTCTGAGGCCCATGCGGGAGCGGGCTTCTGTACAG GGTCAGTACCTGACAGTGGAGCAGCTCACGCTGGACTTTGAGTATGTCATCAACGAAGTCATCCGCCATGATGCCACCTGGGGCCACCAGTTCTGTTCCTTCAGCGACTATGACATCGTCATCCTGGAG GTCTGCCCTGAAACCAACCAGGTCCTGATCAACATTGGCCTGCTGCTCCTGGCATTCCCATCCCCAACTGAGGAAGGCCAGCTCCG ACCAAAGACCTATCACACCAGCCTCAAGGTGGCATGGGACCTCAACACGGGCATCTTTGTGACAGTCAGTGTGGGCGATCTCACTGAAGTCAAAGGGCAGACCag CGGCAGTGTCTGGAGCTCATACCGCAAGAGTTGTGTGGACATGGTCATGAAGTGGCTGGTGCCCGAGAGCAGCGGCCGCTACGTCAACAGGATGACTAATGAGGCACTGCACAAAG GGTGCTCACTGAAGGTTCTGGCAGACAGCGAGCGATATACATGGATTGTGCTGTGA
- the DCAF15 gene encoding DDB1- and CUL4-associated factor 15 isoform X1, producing MAPSSKSERNSGAGSGGGGTGGAGGKRTAGRRREHVLKQLERVKISGQLSPRLFRKLPPRVCVSLKSIVDEDFLYAGHIFLGFSKCGRYVLSYTSSSGDDDFSFYIYHLYWWEFNVHSKLKLIRQVRLFQDEEIYSDLYLTVCEWPSDASKVIVFGFNTRSANGMLMNMMMMSDENHRDIYISTVAVPPSGHCAACREASRAHPGDPSAQCLRHGFMLHTKYQVVYPFPTFQPAFQLKKDQVVLLNTSYSLVACAVSVHSAGRPPGDSSFCQILYDHTTYPQAPPSPPGPQSPEVPLALPSLCPEVAPTRPSGVPEPSPAIAKAKEFVADIFRRAKEAKGGTSEEAQPLSYTGPSGSCCRPSSEPVAPGGEVAPQDSPPAAEEPAPEPGYVNYTKLYYVLGSGEGTEPEDEFEDDKISLPFVVTDLRGRSLRPMRERASVQGQYLTVEQLTLDFEYVINEVIRHDATWGHQFCSFSDYDIVILEVCPETNQVLINIGLLLLAFPSPTEEGQLRPKTYHTSLKVAWDLNTGIFVTVSVGDLTEVKGQTSGSVWSSYRKSCVDMVMKWLVPESSGRYVNRMTNEALHKGCSLKVLADSERYTWIVL from the exons ATGGCGCCCAGCTCGAAATCGGAGCGGAACAGCGGGGCCGGGAGTGGCGGTGGCGGCACCGGGGGCGCCGGGGGGAAGCGGACagcggggcggcggcgggagcaCGTACTCAAGCAGCTGGAGCGAGTCAAG ATCAGTGGGCAGCTCTCCCCTCGGCTCTTCCGGAAGCTGCCACCCAGGGTCTGCGTCTCCCTTAAGAGCATCGTGGACGAGGACTTCCTCTATGCAGG ACATATCTTCCTGGGCTTTTCCAAGTGCGGCCGGTACGTCCTCTCCTACACCAGCAGCAGCGGAGACGACGACTTCTCCTTCTACATCTACCACCTGTACTGGTGGGAGTTCAACGTGCACAGCAAGCTCAAGCTG ATCCGGCAGGTGCGGCTCTTCCAGGATGAGGAGATCTATAGTGACCTGTACCTGACTGTGTGTGAGTGGCCCAGCGATGCCTCCAAGGTCATCGTCTTTGGCTTCAA CACCCGCTCAGCAAATGGGATGCTCATGAACATGATGATGATGAGTGACGAGAACCACCGAGACATCTACATCAGCACAGTGGCTGTGCCGCCATCCGGCCACTGTGCCGCCTGCCGGGAAGCCAGCCGGGCCCATCCAG GTGACCCAAGCGCGCAGTGCCTGCGACATGGCTTCATGCTGCACACCAAGTACCAGGTGGTGtaccccttccccaccttccagCCCGCCTTTCAGCTCAAGAAGGACCAGGTGGTACTGCTCAACACCAGCTACTCCCTGGTGGCTTGTGCTGTCTCAGTCCACTCGGCAGGTAGGCCCCCAG GCGATAGCAGCTTCTGCCAAATCCTGTATGACCATACCACCtacccccaggcccctcccagcccccctgggccccagagcccagaggtgcccctggccctccccagcctctgtccCGAAGTGGCCCCAACCCGTCCCTCTGGGGTCCCTGAGCCCTCACCCGCCATCGCCAAAGCCAAGGAGTTTGTGGCCGACATCTTCCGCAGGGCCAAAGAGGCCAAGGGTGGGACCTCAGAGGAAGCTCAGCCACTCTCCTACACGGGGCCCTCCGGCAGCTGCTGCCGCCCATCCTCTGAGCCTGTAGCCCCAGGTGGAGAGGTGGCACCCCAGGACAGCCCCCCTGCAGCGGAGGAGCCAGCCCCTGAGCCTGGCTATGTCAACTACACGAAGCTGTATTACGTGCTGGGGTCCGGCGAAGGGACAGAGCCAGAGGATG AGTTCGAGGATGACAAGATCTCCCTGCCTTTTGTGGTGACCGATCTGCGTGGCCGAAGTCTGAGGCCCATGCGGGAGCGGGCTTCTGTACAG GGTCAGTACCTGACAGTGGAGCAGCTCACGCTGGACTTTGAGTATGTCATCAACGAAGTCATCCGCCATGATGCCACCTGGGGCCACCAGTTCTGTTCCTTCAGCGACTATGACATCGTCATCCTGGAG GTCTGCCCTGAAACCAACCAGGTCCTGATCAACATTGGCCTGCTGCTCCTGGCATTCCCATCCCCAACTGAGGAAGGCCAGCTCCG ACCAAAGACCTATCACACCAGCCTCAAGGTGGCATGGGACCTCAACACGGGCATCTTTGTGACAGTCAGTGTGGGCGATCTCACTGAAGTCAAAGGGCAGACCag CGGCAGTGTCTGGAGCTCATACCGCAAGAGTTGTGTGGACATGGTCATGAAGTGGCTGGTGCCCGAGAGCAGCGGCCGCTACGTCAACAGGATGACTAATGAGGCACTGCACAAAG GGTGCTCACTGAAGGTTCTGGCAGACAGCGAGCGATATACATGGATTGTGCTGTGA
- the DCAF15 gene encoding DDB1- and CUL4-associated factor 15 isoform X4 yields the protein MAPSSKSERNSGAGSGGGGTGGAGGKRTAGRRREHVLKQLERVKIRQVRLFQDEEIYSDLYLTVCEWPSDASKVIVFGFNTRSANGMLMNMMMMSDENHRDIYISTVAVPPSGHCAACREASRAHPGDPSAQCLRHGFMLHTKYQVVYPFPTFQPAFQLKKDQVVLLNTSYSLVACAVSVHSAGRPPGDSSFCQILYDHTTYPQAPPSPPGPQSPEVPLALPSLCPEVAPTRPSGVPEPSPAIAKAKEFVADIFRRAKEAKGGTSEEAQPLSYTGPSGSCCRPSSEPVAPGGEVAPQDSPPAAEEPAPEPGYVNYTKLYYVLGSGEGTEPEDEFEDDKISLPFVVTDLRGRSLRPMRERASVQGQYLTVEQLTLDFEYVINEVIRHDATWGHQFCSFSDYDIVILEVCPETNQVLINIGLLLLAFPSPTEEGQLRPKTYHTSLKVAWDLNTGIFVTVSVGDLTEVKGQTSGSVWSSYRKSCVDMVMKWLVPESSGRYVNRMTNEALHKGCSLKVLADSERYTWIVL from the exons ATGGCGCCCAGCTCGAAATCGGAGCGGAACAGCGGGGCCGGGAGTGGCGGTGGCGGCACCGGGGGCGCCGGGGGGAAGCGGACagcggggcggcggcgggagcaCGTACTCAAGCAGCTGGAGCGAGTCAAG ATCCGGCAGGTGCGGCTCTTCCAGGATGAGGAGATCTATAGTGACCTGTACCTGACTGTGTGTGAGTGGCCCAGCGATGCCTCCAAGGTCATCGTCTTTGGCTTCAA CACCCGCTCAGCAAATGGGATGCTCATGAACATGATGATGATGAGTGACGAGAACCACCGAGACATCTACATCAGCACAGTGGCTGTGCCGCCATCCGGCCACTGTGCCGCCTGCCGGGAAGCCAGCCGGGCCCATCCAG GTGACCCAAGCGCGCAGTGCCTGCGACATGGCTTCATGCTGCACACCAAGTACCAGGTGGTGtaccccttccccaccttccagCCCGCCTTTCAGCTCAAGAAGGACCAGGTGGTACTGCTCAACACCAGCTACTCCCTGGTGGCTTGTGCTGTCTCAGTCCACTCGGCAGGTAGGCCCCCAG GCGATAGCAGCTTCTGCCAAATCCTGTATGACCATACCACCtacccccaggcccctcccagcccccctgggccccagagcccagaggtgcccctggccctccccagcctctgtccCGAAGTGGCCCCAACCCGTCCCTCTGGGGTCCCTGAGCCCTCACCCGCCATCGCCAAAGCCAAGGAGTTTGTGGCCGACATCTTCCGCAGGGCCAAAGAGGCCAAGGGTGGGACCTCAGAGGAAGCTCAGCCACTCTCCTACACGGGGCCCTCCGGCAGCTGCTGCCGCCCATCCTCTGAGCCTGTAGCCCCAGGTGGAGAGGTGGCACCCCAGGACAGCCCCCCTGCAGCGGAGGAGCCAGCCCCTGAGCCTGGCTATGTCAACTACACGAAGCTGTATTACGTGCTGGGGTCCGGCGAAGGGACAGAGCCAGAGGATG AGTTCGAGGATGACAAGATCTCCCTGCCTTTTGTGGTGACCGATCTGCGTGGCCGAAGTCTGAGGCCCATGCGGGAGCGGGCTTCTGTACAG GGTCAGTACCTGACAGTGGAGCAGCTCACGCTGGACTTTGAGTATGTCATCAACGAAGTCATCCGCCATGATGCCACCTGGGGCCACCAGTTCTGTTCCTTCAGCGACTATGACATCGTCATCCTGGAG GTCTGCCCTGAAACCAACCAGGTCCTGATCAACATTGGCCTGCTGCTCCTGGCATTCCCATCCCCAACTGAGGAAGGCCAGCTCCG ACCAAAGACCTATCACACCAGCCTCAAGGTGGCATGGGACCTCAACACGGGCATCTTTGTGACAGTCAGTGTGGGCGATCTCACTGAAGTCAAAGGGCAGACCag CGGCAGTGTCTGGAGCTCATACCGCAAGAGTTGTGTGGACATGGTCATGAAGTGGCTGGTGCCCGAGAGCAGCGGCCGCTACGTCAACAGGATGACTAATGAGGCACTGCACAAAG GGTGCTCACTGAAGGTTCTGGCAGACAGCGAGCGATATACATGGATTGTGCTGTGA